In Gottschalkia purinilytica, the genomic stretch TCCGTATCTTTTTAAGTGAGATGTTTATCATCTAATTTAGGTGGCACCACGGAAATATACCTTTCGTCCTATTATGGGCGGAAGGTTTTTTTGTTGAAAAAAATAATTAATATATTAAAGGGGGACTTATAAATGTTAAGAAAAAATATTTTATCAGCATTACTTTTAGCTCTAGGCTTTATTATTCACCAATTAACTCCAGCAGGCTTTGCAGGAATAACTTTTGATATTCAATTAACAGTTCTATTCGTAATAATAGCAATCAATATGGATTTCAAAAATGCAATAATGACAGGTATAGCTTCTGGATTAATTACCTCTTTAACGACTAAAACACCAGGGGGGCACATACCAAACTTTATAGATAAAATAGTTACTTCAATTTTGATATACTTCATAATTTTACTATTATTTAAAGTTCTAAATAAACAAGTTTCTTTAGTTATATCAGGAGCAATAGGAACTATTATAAGTGGTAGTGTATTTTTAGGTTGTCTTATTCTGTTAGGTGGATTACCAGCTAAAGCATTTACAGCAGCATTTATCACTGCCGTACTACCAACTGCTTTAGTTAATTGCATTTTAACCGTAATTGTATATAATGCAATAGTTAAATCTAAAAAATTATTAAAAGCGGATGCTTAACATAAAACAGGCAAAATTCTTTAAATATCGTTGTAGATATAATTCAAATTTAAAACTTAGAATTTTGCCTATATTATTTTATGTTTAGTCTCCAACTCCAAAATCTGTATTATTTAATAGTACTTCTATATGCTCTAAATCCTCTAAAAAAGCATATTCTTTTTCAAACCATTTTATTAATTCTTCATCTCTTTTTAACTCTGTAGAGTTTTCTACAAACACATTAACAGTTGCATGAGAAAATTTATTTATTATTATATCCATATCTTTTTTTATCATATCTTTTGTTTGTCCCTTGATTCCTACCATTATGCATGGAGAATCGAAATACTTTAATACATCTTCATATGTTTCGAACTTAGCATTTTTATTTAATACTTTATTTCTAAAATAATTATCAAATGTCTCTATTCCCGTTTTAAATATAATTGGGATTCCAAAAAACTCTCTCATTTCATCAAGCTTATATCTATACGCCCAATGACTTTCTAGAAAAAGTTTTGTTATACCTTTTTCTTTTATTTTTTCTTTTATCTTATTAAGAGTATCTTTTGGCATTTCAAAACAACTACCAGAGTTTATAACTTCTAGTACTTTGTACTTTCCAGTCACTTTTTTAATTTCCTCAAAATTTATTTTATTAATTTCATCTTCTCTTGATGAATTATCATCAATATAATCACAGAAAGTACATTTTCCCCATATACAAGGAAGTCCTTTTAAAAGAAGTATTTCTCTTTTATTTTTCTCCTTTATTTCACTATATCTATTCATTTTACCCTTCTATAATCCTTTCTTTTATTGAGTATGGAATACAACTTACAGCCGTTAATGTTACTAAGCAAGATAAAAATCTATCTGCATAGTCAATCAAAAATTGAACAACAAATATAGATACTACTTTATTTACTCCTATATTCTTTAAAAAAGCAACTATATATGATGATCCTGATGATGTTACTCCATCAAATACATATGCAGCTATGACAGCACCTATTAAAGATGAAAATATAGATATAATTAGGACACTTATAGGTATTCTTAAGCCCTTGAACATTCCTTTTTTATAGAGTAATCCAGATATTAGTCCTACAAATAGTTGTACTGGTGCAAAATATAAAGAATAAATATCAAAGGTAATACCACTCACAAAACTTCCCAATAATCCTGTAGTAACTCCATAAAGAGGACCAATTATAAAACTAACCATTATAGTTCCTATAGAATCTAGCAGAATAGGTAACCTTAAATTTAAAGCGATAAAAGCTCCTATTATATTTAGTGCTACTCCTAACCCTATTGTAGCAATTTTTAAAGATGATGCCTTTTTCATTGCAGTCTCCTTTACTGTATATTAAGAACACTACAGTTTTTCAAAAAAATAAAAAACTGTATCTAAGGATACAGCACAAGTAAATCCTTAGTTTTTTATACTGGGAGTTCTCGAACCAGTCCCATTGAATATTCAATGGTCTTAGAGGATTTTACCTATATATTCTATAATAAATTTTGTATAAAAACAACTTGTTAATTTTTCTATATTGTGTTCAGTTTATTTTTAAGTTAGTATTTTTCGCTATCTTTAAATTTTCATGATCCTATCTTCAGTTATTATCTTAATTTATCATGTAATATATTGTTTTTTATTTATTAAAGCTTCTTTGAAAAATAATATTTATCTAAAAGGCTATGTTTTAAACTATCGTTGATAAGTAATCATAAGTAAAACAGACAAGTTCAGACTTGTCCGTTTTCTACCTAATTCATCTAACATCAAAATTGTAAACATGCTATGCTTATAATTTACTCTAAACAAGATTTCACATAATCAATTGGTACATCCATTCTAATAGCAGTTTCTTCAATTGATAGACCACTATTTAAAAATCGTCTGACAACCATAAACATATTTTCTCCAACTTCAATAATATGATTATCAGGGTCATAGAAACGAACAACACGCTGTCCCCAAGAATGTTTTACCATAGGATGTACATAGTTAATGCCCTCAATGTAATTCATCTTTTGGATAAAACCATCAAAATCATCTTCTTCAAAATATAACTCTGCTACATTTCCACCAAAAATAATTTCACTATCATGTTTATGAATAAAAGTTGACCAAGTATCTTTTGTTTGCAATGCGATACCACCTGTTAAAGTTACATTTGCGCCAAAATCAACAACAACTTCTAAACCAAGTACCTCATAGTAAAATTGCTTGACTTTTCCATATTCGAAACAACTATCAATGGATTTGAAAATTTCATTATAA encodes the following:
- a CDS encoding tryptophan transporter: MLRKNILSALLLALGFIIHQLTPAGFAGITFDIQLTVLFVIIAINMDFKNAIMTGIASGLITSLTTKTPGGHIPNFIDKIVTSILIYFIILLLFKVLNKQVSLVISGAIGTIISGSVFLGCLILLGGLPAKAFTAAFITAVLPTALVNCILTVIVYNAIVKSKKLLKADA
- a CDS encoding ECF transporter S component, whose translation is MKKASSLKIATIGLGVALNIIGAFIALNLRLPILLDSIGTIMVSFIIGPLYGVTTGLLGSFVSGITFDIYSLYFAPVQLFVGLISGLLYKKGMFKGLRIPISVLIISIFSSLIGAVIAAYVFDGVTSSGSSYIVAFLKNIGVNKVVSIFVVQFLIDYADRFLSCLVTLTAVSCIPYSIKERIIEG
- a CDS encoding radical SAM protein, whose protein sequence is MNRYSEIKEKNKREILLLKGLPCIWGKCTFCDYIDDNSSREDEINKINFEEIKKVTGKYKVLEVINSGSCFEMPKDTLNKIKEKIKEKGITKLFLESHWAYRYKLDEMREFFGIPIIFKTGIETFDNYFRNKVLNKNAKFETYEDVLKYFDSPCIMVGIKGQTKDMIKKDMDIIINKFSHATVNVFVENSTELKRDEELIKWFEKEYAFLEDLEHIEVLLNNTDFGVGD
- a CDS encoding VOC family protein encodes the protein MHKLTSSCDLRLIKHKECYNEIFKSIDSCFEYGKVKQFYYEVLGLEVVVDFGANVTLTGGIALQTKDTWSTFIHKHDSEIIFGGNVAELYFEEDDFDGFIQKMNYIEGINYVHPMVKHSWGQRVVRFYDPDNHIIEVGENMFMVVRRFLNSGLSIEETAIRMDVPIDYVKSCLE